From Acipenser ruthenus chromosome 2, fAciRut3.2 maternal haplotype, whole genome shotgun sequence, a single genomic window includes:
- the LOC117409337 gene encoding tubulin alpha-8 chain-like translates to MRECISVHIGQAGVQMGNGCWELYCLEHGILPDGTIADPSSPAIVDSSFGTFFSETGSGKHVPRAVFVDLEPTVIDEVRNGAYRQLYHPEQMITGKEDAANNYARGHYTIGKETIDPVTDRIRKLADQCTGLQGFLIFHSFGGGTGSGFTSLLMERLSVDYGKKSKLEFAVYPAPRVSTAVVEPYNSILTTHTTLEHSDCAFMVDNEAIFDICNRNLDVERPSYTNLNRLIAQIVSSTTASLRFDGAMNVDLTEFQTNLVPYPRIHFPLVTYAPIISAEKAYHEQMSVPEITNACFEPSNQMVKCDPRRGKYMACCLLYRGDVVPKDVNAAIADIKTRRSIQFVDWCPTGFKVGINYQPPTVVPGGDLAKVQRAVCMLSNTTAIAEAWSRLDHKFDLMYAKRAFVHWYVGEGMEEGEFSEAREDMAALEKDYEEVGADSADGLDEEDEDEY, encoded by the exons atg AGGGAGTGCATTTCTGTCCACATTGGCCAAGCTGGAGTCCAGATGGGCAATGGCTGCTGGGAGCTGTACTGTCTGGAACATGGCATTCTGCCTGATGGAACTATTGCTGATCCAAGTAGTCCTGCCATAGTGGACTCCTCCTTTGGGACCTTCTTCAGTGAGACTGGATCAGGAAAGCATGTACCCAGAGCTGTGTTTGTAGACCTGGAGCCCACAGTTATAG ATGAGGTCAGGAATGGAGCATATCGCCAGCTCTACCACCCAGAACAGATGATCACTGGGAAGGAGGATGCAGCCAACAACTATGCACGTGGCCACTACACTATTGGGAAGGAGACCATTGATCCCGTAACGGACAGAATTCGGAAACTG GCTGACCAATGCACAGGACTTCAGGGATTCTTGATTTTCCACAGCTTTGGAGGTGGTACTGGGTCTGGATTCACATCCCTGTTGATGGAACGCCTCTCTGTGGATTACGGGAAGAAGTCCAAGCTTGAGTTTGCCGTCTACCCTGCTCCGCGTGTTTCCACTGCGGTGGTGGAACCCTACAACTCTATTCTGACAACCCACACCACATTGGAGCATTCGGACTGTGCCTTTATGGTAGACAACGAGGCCATATTTGATATCTGCAACCGCAACCTGGATGTCGAGCGTCCGTCCTACACCAATTTAAACCGCCTAATTGCTCAGATTGTGTCGTCCACTACTGCCTCTCTACGGTTTGACGGGGCCATGAATGTTGACCTAACAGAATTCCAGACCAACCTGGTTCCCTATCCCAGAATCCATTTCCCTTTGGTCACCTATGCTCCCATTATATCTGCTGAGAAAGCCTATCATGAACAAATGTCTGTGCCAGAGATCACAAATGCCTGCTTTGAACCCTCCAACCAGATGGTGAAGTGTGATCCGAGGCGTGGGAAATACATGGCCTGCTGTCTGCTGTATCGTGGGGATGTGGTACCAAAGGATGTGAATGCAGCCATTGCTGATATTAAAACCCGACGCTCAATCCAGTTTGTTGACTGGTGCCCCACTGGCTTTAAGGTGGGCATAAATTACCAGCCGCCCACTGTGGTGCCAGGAGGAGACCTAGCGAAGGTCCAGCGGGCCGTGTGCATGCTGAGCAACACCACGGCTATTGCAGAGGCCTGGAGCCGCTTGGACCACAAGTTTGACCTGATGTATGCTAAGAGGGCCTTTGTTCACTGGTATGTGGGGGAAGGTATGGAGGAAGGGGAGTTTTCAGAGGCCAGGGAAGATATGGCGGCCTTGGAAAAGGATTATGAAGAAGTGGGTGCTGACTCTGCAGATGGGTTGGATGAGGAAGATGAGGATGAATATTAA